In Sporichthya polymorpha DSM 43042, a genomic segment contains:
- a CDS encoding ABC transporter ATP-binding protein: MTVTSQSDPVSSPVPAAVAAVTGAAKPILATRALDVGYGNVLAVRRLTLQVNPGEIVALLGPNGAGKTSSLRGITGLVRPQAGTVSVNGVRIDNRGPAVAVQAGLAHVPEGRRVFPEMSVADNLRLGAWSVRRRSKVVESRLADAYALFPRLAERRAQLAGSMSGGEQQMLAIARALMSDPKLLLIDELSLGLSPLVVDEILARLLELNKEGLSILLIEQFVHRAMDVSDRVYVLKKGHVAFSGTPAAAIRIGAVEEAYHL, encoded by the coding sequence ATGACAGTCACGTCGCAGAGCGATCCGGTCAGCTCCCCGGTTCCCGCTGCCGTCGCCGCCGTGACCGGGGCGGCCAAGCCGATTCTCGCCACCCGCGCGCTCGACGTCGGGTACGGCAACGTGCTCGCCGTCCGTCGGCTCACACTCCAGGTCAACCCCGGCGAGATCGTCGCTCTCCTCGGACCCAACGGCGCGGGCAAGACCTCCAGCCTCCGTGGCATCACCGGTCTGGTGCGGCCGCAGGCCGGAACCGTCAGTGTCAACGGCGTCCGGATCGACAACCGCGGCCCGGCCGTGGCCGTGCAGGCCGGGCTCGCGCACGTGCCCGAGGGCCGCCGGGTGTTCCCCGAGATGAGCGTGGCGGACAACCTGCGCCTCGGGGCCTGGTCCGTGCGTCGCCGGTCGAAGGTCGTCGAGTCGCGCCTCGCCGACGCCTACGCGTTGTTCCCCCGCCTGGCCGAGCGCCGCGCGCAGCTCGCCGGCTCGATGTCCGGCGGCGAGCAGCAGATGCTCGCCATCGCCCGGGCGCTCATGAGTGATCCGAAGCTGCTGCTCATCGACGAGCTCAGCCTCGGTCTGTCCCCTCTCGTGGTCGACGAGATCCTTGCCCGGCTCCTGGAGCTGAACAAGGAAGGACTGTCCATCCTGCTCATCGAGCAGTTCGTGCACCGGGCCATGGACGTGTCGGACCGGGTGTACGTCTTGAAGAAGGGGCACGTGGCGTTCAGCGGAACACCGGCGGCTGCCATCCGGATCGGCGCGGTCGAGGAGGCCTACCACCTATGA